From the genome of Tachysurus vachellii isolate PV-2020 chromosome 2, HZAU_Pvac_v1, whole genome shotgun sequence, one region includes:
- the rcvrnb gene encoding recoverin b — protein sequence MGNSKSCALSEELLEDLKSNTTYTEEQLYAWYQAFLKECPSGCISREQFEGIYARFFPDANPKAYAQHVFRSFDSDSDGTLDFKEYIVALHLTSSGKTREKLEWAFALYDVDKNGSITKNEINEIVKSIFNMISKEDQKNLPEDENTPEKRTEKIWDFFGKKEKDKITEGEFIKGVMDNKNILRLIQFDEPQKIQNRLKQKKQ from the exons ATGGGCAACAGTAAAAGTTGTGCTCTTTCTGAAGAACTACTAGAGGACCTAAAGTCCAATACTACATATACTGAAGAGCAGCTTTATGCCTGGTATCAAGCCTTTCTGAAAGAGTGCCCAAGTGGATGCATCAGCAGGGAGCAGTTCGAGGGCATCTACGCAAGGTTCTTTCCCGATGCCAACCCCAAGGCCTACGCTCAGCACGTGTTCCGAAGTTTTGACTCGGATAGTGATGGCACACTTGATTTTAAAGAGTATATTGTGGCATTGCACCTCACCTCCTCTGGAAAGACCAGAGAGAAGCTCGAGTGGGCCTTCGCTTTGTACGATGTTGATAAGAACGGcagcataacaaaaaatgaGATCAATGAAATTGTcaag tcaATATTTAACATGATCTCCAAAGAAGACCAGAAAAACCTCCCAGAAGATGAAAACACAccagaaaaaagaacagaaaaaatctGGGACTTTtttgggaaaaaagaaaagg ATAAAATTACAGAAGGAGAGTTCATCAAAGGAGTGATGGACAATAAGAACATCCTCAGACTGATCCAGTTTGATGAGCCTCAGAAGATTCAAAACCGATTGAAACAAAAGAAGCAATAG
- the LOC132840129 gene encoding glucagon-like peptide 2 receptor, whose protein sequence is MHTRISFQPATRLTNTGAIQLLSLLLLLPYTRVTGTIFEDLLQKHAEYKENCTRTLAATQHTVTGIYCNGTLDLFACWPYSSPGNISVPCPSYLPWIKEGFPGKVYKICTANGTWETEENSSTVWQDKSECIDPGFFKNKEDEAFQHSVLRVLSIVGYTLTLSSLILAMIIMAFLRKLHCTRNYIHMNLFVSFMLRAMAVITKEIVIYITRSNKPNDEAGWNNYLDSTKALLCKAAEVAMQYFVACNYLWLLLEAIFLHTLLFTAVLTKRRLLKRYMLVGWGTPFLFVIPWTVAKALYENKGCWVITNRWIWWIIRAPITLSVFVIFCIFLRIIKLLLSKLQADQLRFTDYRYSLARAILVLIPLLGIHEILFIILIDETIEGSHRYVRNFINLTLSSFQGFLVAVLYCFANGEVRAELKNRWHVFVSNRLEDHNCFARMHPKYLWKKSLNGKRHPSDHSDSYEERSHAPTQTQLTQVTIQSGVELSSGQCTSLEFYTRKRLSSSDGDMTLGETMEEILEESHF, encoded by the exons ATGCATACACGGATCTCCTTCCAGCCAGCCACGAGGCTGACAAACACTGGTGCCATACAACTCCTCAGTCTCCTTCTGCTGCTCCCATACACACGG GTCACTGGCACCATCTTTGAAGATCTGTTGCAAAAACATGCTGAATATAAAGAAAACTGTACCAGAACCCTGGCAGCCACCCAACATACTGTAACTG gaatATACTGCAATGGGACATTAGACCTTTTTGCCTGTTGGCCATATTCATCTCCCGGGAATATATCAGTGCCCTGTCCCTCATATTTACCATGGATTAAGGAAG GTTTTCCAGGgaaagtttataaaatatgtaCTGCTAATGGAACCTgggaaacagaagagaattCCAGCACTGTCTGGCAGGATAAGTCTGAATGTATAGACCcaggcttttttaaaaataag GAAGATGAAGCATTTCAACATTCAGTCTTGAGGGTCCTCTCCATAGTTGGCTACACGTTGACCTTGTCCAGTCTGATTCTAGCTATGATTATTATGGCATTTTTGAG GAAGCTTCACTGTACTAGGAACTATATCCACATGAACCTCTTTGTGTCGTTCATGCTTAGAGCTATGGCAGTCATTACCAAAGAAATCGTAATCTACATCACACGCTCCAACAAGCCCAACGATGAAGCTGGATGGAACAACTATCTGGATTCTACA AAAGCCCTGCTGTGTAAAGCCGCTGAGGTAGCAATGCAGTATTTTGTGGCCTGTAATTACTTATGGCTCCTGTTGGAGGCGATCTTCCTTCACACTCTACTCTTTACTGCTGTGTTGACCAAGCGGCGGCTCCTGAAGAGATACATGCTGGTAGGATGGG GGACTCCATTTCTGTTTGTGATACCTTGGACTGTGGCTAAAGCTCTGTATGAAAATAAAGG TTGCTGGGTCATCACTAACAGATGGATCTGGTGGATTATTAGAGCTCCAATTACACTGTCAGTTTTT gttattttctgtatatttctcAGGATCATAAAACTCCTGCTGTCAAAATTACAAGCTGATCAATTAAGGTTTACGGACTACAGATACAG TTTAGCAAGAGCAATACTGGTGTTGATTCCATTGCTTGGGATCCATGAAATCCTGTTCATAATCTTAATAGACGAAACTATTGAGGGAAGTCATCGATATGTGCGAAATTTCATCAATTTAACTCTGAGCTCTTTCCAG GGATTCTTGGTTgctgttctgtactgttttgCCAATGGAGAG GTCCGTGCTGAGTTGAAGAACAGGTGGCACGTGTTTGTCTCCAACCGCTTGGAGGATCACAACTGCTTTGCACGCATGCACCCCAAATACTTATGGAAAAAGTCATTGAATGGGAAAAGACACCCCTCGGATCACAGTGACTCATATGAAGAGCGAAGCCATGCTCCCACACAGACCCAGCTCACTCAGGTGACCATCCAATCAGGGGTAGAATTGTCCTCTGGACAGTGTACAAGTCTGGAGTTTTACACAAGGAAGCGTCTGTCCAGCAGTGATGGGGACATGACTTTGGGTGAGACCATGGAGGAGATTCTAGAGGAGAGTCATTTTTAA